The following proteins are encoded in a genomic region of Colletotrichum higginsianum IMI 349063 chromosome 9, whole genome shotgun sequence:
- a CDS encoding ATP synthase F0: MGWVLNATPEVEAISQWETIIAIACVLSVLSVAVVCSRLWIRHTARGLAADDWMSALSMAFALIYSGLTIAQTRYGLGLPVKLRPRANLVTYTRINFAGRPFYQLGISFFKIALLISYLRLLKGTDQKTYRRVVWTTIVLVFLAHLACSFSLVFACTPVDKSWNPLKDGTCLPPGPSFTVYAVVTIVSDIVVAVLPIPVLLRLNVRVEKKAGLIAIFLLGLFTTLCSILRYLEINRIQYGDGNSTMLVLWGTIEFNVGNIVSSLPFLAPVFMKKAKNYRSKYSGGSSHGRSHLKGAERYKLSEINHDKSVFASANHSKAGNGSEENILPGNIMKSVTYSVQVDDGAEAKSGKSDMTGPRKRDSRDSGL, translated from the exons aTGGGCTGGGTCCTCAACGCCAcgcccgaggtcgaggccatcTCGCAGTGGGAgaccatcatcgccatcgcctgcGTCCTCTCCGTCCTgtccgtcgccgtcgtctgtTCTCGTCTCTGGATCCGCCACACGGCCAGAggcctggccgccgacgactGGATGTCGGCGCTGTCCATGGCCTTTGCACTCATCTATTCCGGCCTCACCATCGCCC AAACGAGATACGGTCTCGGCCTGCCGGTCAAGCTGCGGCCAAGGGCGAACCTCGTCACGTACACCCGCATCAActtcgccggccggccgttCTACCAGCTCGGCATCAGCTTCTTCAAGATCGCCCTCCTCATCAGCTACCTGCGCCTGCTCAAGGGGACCGACCAGAAGACGTACCGCCGCGTCGTCTGGACCaccatcgtcctcgtcttcctcgcccacctggcctgctccttctccctcgtcttcgcctgCACGCCCGTCGACAAGTCGTGGAACCCGCTCAAGGACGGCACCTGCCTGCCCCCCGGCCCGTCCTTCACGGTGtacgccgtcgtcaccatcgTGTCCGACATCGTCGTGGCGGTGCTGCCGATCCCGGTGCTGCTGCGGCTCAACGTCCGCGTCGAAAAGAAGGCCGGCCTCATCGCCATCTTCCTGCTCGGCCTCTTCACGACGCTGTGCTCCATCCTGCGGTACCTTGAGATCAACCGCATCcagtacggcgacggcaactCGACGATGCTGGTGCTGTGGGGGACCATCGAGTTCAACGTGGGG AACATCGTCTCGTCTCTGCCCTTCCTGGCGCCCGTCTTCatgaagaaggccaagaactACCGCTCCAAGTACTCGGGCGGCTCCTCGCACGGCCGCAGCCACctcaagggcgccgagcGCTACAAGCTCAGTGAGATAAACCACGACAAGAGCGtcttcgcctcggccaaCCACAGCAAGGCCGGCAACGGAAGCGAGGAGAACATCCTGCCGGGGAACATCATGAAGTCCGTCACGTACAGCGtccaggtcgacgacggggccgaggcCAAGTCGGGCAAGTCCGACATGACGGGGCCGCGGAAGAGGGATTCACGCGATTCGGGCCTTTGA
- a CDS encoding Integral membrane protein, with the protein MSKGMHGMTPEEQAVFRAANRSGEVYTIHGVFFGLAILSVCARLGAARHSGRKIGLDDWLAVASLIFIVGVFTGTMFWLKFGLGRHEAVVQEEDPLNIMHFYQTIYANEILYPMGLASARLSLVVLYQRIFGLFSARYYLHGLLAFIGAWAIYATIPTIVACTPVQNFWTTHKNCIELSNLYISIAVGSIVTDFVLIIIPIPYVMRLTMSPIKKGLLISSFVFGGFNCFITIIRLIKVSTFDYGDPTWGTVDLMIWTGLEAYCAVICCCLPTLRPLLHMYRCGSNFKDSERNPGEMSHPVYLKMPPKVASRSSEEALEEYNFVKMSLADLQQYSRRMTLQAIPTLPNLPTLNTINTLSEHPTTVVDSQP; encoded by the exons ATGTCTAAAGGCATGCACGGCATGACGCCGGAGGAGCAGGCGGTCTTTAGAGCCGCGAACCGCTCCGGCGAGGTCTACACGATCCACGGCGTCTTTTTCGGCCTAGCGATCCTTTCGGTTTGTGCGcggctcggcgccgccaggCACTCGGGGCGGAAGATCGGCCTGGACGACTGGCTTGCCGTGGCCTCGTTG ATCTTCATCGTCGGGGTGTTCACGGGCACCATGTTCTGGCTCAAGTTCGGGCTGGGCAGGCATGAGGCCGTCGTCCAAGAGGAGGACCCCTTGAACATCATGCATTTTTATCAAACCATCTACGCAAACGAGATCCTGTACCCGATGGGACTGGCGAGCGCGCGGCTTTCTCTCGTGGTCTTGTACCAACGCATCTTTGGGCTCTTCAGCGCGCGGTACTATCTGCACGGCCTCCTGGCCTTCATTGGGGCGTGGGCGATTTATGCT ACTATACCGACGATTGTTGCGTGCACCCCCGTGCAGAACTTCTGGACGACGCACAAGAACTGCATTGAGCTCTCTAACCTCTACATCAGCATCGCAGTCGGGAGCATTGTGACCGATTTTGTGCTGATCATCATCCCGATACCATACGTGATGAGGCTGACGATGTCCCCGATTAAGAAAGGTCTTCTCATCTCGTCGTTTGTGTTTGGAGGCTT CAACTGTTTCATAACAATCATTCGACTGATCAAGGTGTCGACGTTTGATTACGGCGATCCCACTTGGGGAACCGTGGATCTGATGATCTGGACGGGTCTGGAGGCCTACTG TGCCGtcatctgctgctgcctaCCGACTCTGAGGCCCTTGCTCCACATGTATCGCTGTGGAAGCAACTTCAAGGACAGCGAACGCAACCCCGGAGAGATGAGCCACCCCGTGTATCTGAAGATGCCGCCCAAGGTGGCCTCCCGCTCGTCTgaggaggccctcgaggagtACAACTTCGTCAAAATGAGCCTGGCCGATCTTCAACAGTACAGCAGGCGCATGACCCTACAAGCTATCCCTACCCTACCGAACCTCCCTACCCTCAATACGATCAATACCCTTTCTGAGCACCCTACTACTGTGGTCGACAGTCAACCGTAA
- a CDS encoding Acyl-CoA dehydrogenase domain-containing protein — translation MSPSTSARIVHIRVPQDHHESKGGREPRFLDPVNTTSIGSPSPYPPPPPPPPPLSKSLRYKKEMPSDKAVAEPFGNRAPFAEPSWYNALASPYYKESHRRVRDHVRRYVDEHIAPNIQEWEENGHVPDEARLRYARAGLAFPELPGEYRGGVPLPGGVSIEEWDTFHSLVLGYELSKIWAAGVSAGLSGGTTIGVPPVIHHGTDEQKKRWLPGIFTGQTSFCLGCTEPTGGSDLANLRTTAVKTEDGAYYVVNGHKKWITGALRATHMTTAVRTGEQGTGGISVLVIPLDLAGISRRKIKNTGWNAGDSTWVTLENVKVPADHLIGQENSGFRYIMTNFNQERFLLAVLMNGQARICLEDAWAYAMDRQTFGKPLMAHQSIRHKLVAMARYVESHWAWLEQIAYHAQRADGGRMGAELASRIALAKVHGGRLLELANREAQQVFGGAAYQRGGVGARVEQIGRDLRVNIVGGGSEEIISDLAVRQEIGAAVGRGAKL, via the exons ATGTCGCCCTCAACCTCGGCCCGGATCGTACACATACGTGTGCCACAAGATCATCACGAATCGAAGGGGGGTCGTGAACCGCGATTCCTCGACCCTGTCAATACCACAAGCATCggttccccttccccttaccccccccccccccccccccccccccctttgagTAAATCACTAAGATACAAAAAAGAAATGCCTTCCGACAAGGCCGTCGCGGAGCCGTTTGGCAACCGCGCTCCATTTGCGGAACCGTCCTGGTACAACGCCCTGGCCTCGCCGTATTACAAGGAATCCCATCGACGGGTGCGCGATCACGTTCGACGATACGTCGACGAGCACATCGCGCCGAACATCCAGGAGTGGGAGGAAAACGGGCACGTGCCGGACGAGGCCCGGCTCCGGTACGCCCGGGCGGGCCTGGCGTTTCCTGAGCTGCCGGGCGAGTACCGGGGAGGTGTGCCCTTGCCGGGCGGGGTTTCCATCGAGG AATGGGACACCTTCCACTCCCTTGTCTTGGGCTATGAGCTGAGCAAGATATGGGCCGCCGGCGTGTCGGCGGGCCTCTCCGGTGGCACGACCATCGGGGTTCCTCCGGTCATCCACCACGGCACCGATGAGCAAAAGAAACGTTGGCTCCCAGGGATCTTTACCGGGCAGACAAGTTTTTGTCTCGGTTGCACGGAACCTACTG GTGGATCAGATCTAGCGAACCTAAGAACCACGGCGGTCAAGACGGAGGATGGCGCATACTACGTCGTGAATGGTCACAAG AAATGGATCACGGGCGCCTTGCGGGCGACTCATATGACAACTGCCGTACGGACGGGGGAGCAGGGAACGGGCGGGAtctccgtcctcgtcatcccccTCGATCTCGCAGGGATCTCACGGCGCAAGATCAAGAACACCGGCTGGAATGCAGGTGACAGCACATGGGTGACGCTCGAGAACGTCAAAGTACCCGCGGACCACCTCATCGGGCAAGAGAATTCCGGCTTCCGCTACATCATGACAA ACTTCAACCAAGAGCGTTTCCTCCTCGCGGTGCTCATGAACGGGCAGGCCCGGATCTGCCTCGAAGACGCGTGGGCCTACGCCATGGACCGCCAGACTTTCGGCAAGCCCCTGATGGCCCACCAGAGCATCCGCCACAAGCTCGTCGCGATGGCGCGCTACGTCGAGTCGCACTGGGCCTGGCTCGAGCAGATCGCGTACCACGCCCAGCGGGCGGACGGCGGACGCATgggcgccgagctggcgTCGAGGATCGCGCTGGCCAAGGTCCACGGCGGGCGTCTGCTGGAGCTCGCGAACAGGGAGGCGCAGCAGGTCTTTGGCGGCGCGGCGTACCAGCGCGGCGGGGTCGGCGCGCGGGTCGAGCAGATCGGCCGGGACCTGAGGGTGAACATCGTcgggggcggcagcgaggagaTCATCTCGGACTTGGCTGTGCGGCAGGAGATTGGCGCGGCCGTGGGCAGGGGCGCCAAACTGTGA
- a CDS encoding FAD binding domain-containing protein — MSDRDGTPLPVIIVGAGVSGLLLAQHLRKTDVPFRLYERDADFTTRGVGWGLTLHWSLPALRSLLPEDLVARLPDAYVDRAAVARGEASAFPFFDLSTGELKGAGPRAPESLRIRVTRERLRRLLATGVDIQVLLSRVSYTPTSNTQWEKSFAKVEEKQDSVVVSFNDGSSVAGRVLVACDGGQSRVRRQMFPDQYEGHRIPVRLLGLKLLLSPDQMAPIRKLDPFFLQGTSSRDDTFVYLSILDAPGNNDESTGEYSCQMCISWPDRPGFLGKAAPTGYPQTNDGKIELIKSFAEGWSEPFRGLALGIPAGTDVKDLDLYDYAPPKGLRSKGRAMLMGDAFHAMAMYRGEGANHAIIDVLDFAETVAPALNAGFAELRAAMDAYEDRVVARARPGVLASRRACLDAHDWPRISPASPLLSKREMMLQFDEE; from the exons ATGTCAGACCGAGACGGGACCCCGCTCCCCGTCATCAtcgttggcgccggcgtcagcggcctgctgctggcccagCACCTGCGCAAGACCGACGTGCCCTTCCGCCTCTACGAACGCGACGCCGACTTCACCACGCGCGGCGTCGGCTGGGGCCTGACGCTGCACTGGTCGCTGCCGGCGCTGCGGTCCCTGCTGCCGGAGGACCTCGTCGCGCGGCTGCCGGACGCGTACGtcgaccgcgccgccgtcgcgcgGGGCGAAGCCTCGGCGTTCCCCTTCTTCGACCTCAGCACCGGCGAGCTGAAGGGCGCCGGCCCGCGGGCGCCCGAAAGCCTGCGGATCAGGGTGACGCGGGAGAGGTTGCGGCGGTTGCTTGCGACGGGTGTGGATATTCAGGTACTGTTGTCTCGTGTTTCCTACACTC CAACCTCGAACACGCAGTGGGAGAAGAGCttcgccaaggtcgaggagaagcaggattccgtcgtcgtctcaTTCAACGACGGCTCGTCGGTGGCCGGCCGAGTGCTCGTGGCATGCGACGGGGGCCAGTCTCGAGTCCGCCGGCAGATGTTCCCGGACCAGTACGAAGGGCACCGGATCCCGGTCCGGCTGCTCGGCCTCAAGTTGCTCCTGTCGCCGGATCAGATGGCGCCGATTCGGAAGCTGGACCCTTTCTTCCTGCAAGGGACATCGTCTCGCGATGATACGTTTGTCTATCTCAGCA TTCTCGACGCCCCCGGCAACAACGACGAGAGCACGGGGGAGTACAGCTGCCAGATGTGCATCTCGTGGCCGGACCGTCCGGGGTTCCTGGGCAAGGCAGCGCCGACGGGCTACCCGCAGACGAACGACGGCAAGATCGAGCTCATCAAGTCGTTCGCAGAGGGCTGGTCGGAGCCGTTCCGTGGGCTCGCGCTTGGTATTCCCGCCGGTACGGATGTGAAGGACCTCGACCTCTACGACTACGCGCCGCCCAAGGGACTGAGGTCCAAGGGGAGGGCGATGTTGATGGGTGATGCCTTTCACGCTATGGCGATGT ACCGAGGTGAGGGCGCGAAccacgccatcatcgacgtgCTGGACTTCGCCGAGACGGTGGCGCCCGCTCTGAACGCGGGCTTCGCGGAGCTTCGGGCCGCCATGGACGCCTACGAGGACCGCGTCGTCGCACGCGCCCGGCCCGGCGTGCTGGCTTCGCGCCGGGCCTGTTTGGACGCGCACGACTGGCCCAGGATCAGCCCCGCGAGCCCCTTACTGAGCAAGCGGGAGATGATGCTTCAGTTTGATGAGGAGTAG
- a CDS encoding Major facilitator superfamily transporter, giving the protein MSTDDKHPKDVVSSASSDSHAPSSNNNNVDAAWKFLNTHRDAGDGTASVDIDALRRKIDWRIVPLMFLCYTMQFLDKVILNYAAVMGLSKDLKLVGNEFSNIATFLFVGLLCFEIPNIYFLQMIPAAKWLGLNVVLWGTATACGAAAHNYQTLLVSRVFLGIFEATIGPSLMLISSQWYTKSEQAPRFSFWYLGLGLGQILGGAISYGFQHIPPHAALDGWRIMFVVLGCVTVAIGVATLLFVPDTPMKATWLSDTEKVALLRHVSVNQTGIESRKFRPRQILEALMDPQMYLMTLAVVLLSVSSGVITTYSATLIRNLGYDPKRAALMNMPSGVVSIFFTLLVGYGIRRTSNRWAWIVVCIIPAIIGGALMSFLPVSNRSGCLAGIYLVNAVVAPLTVFYAWTAANFGGATKRAFAAAIVSGSFSLGNIIGPQTFQARDAPEYRPAKIAVMGTQAGCALVTLALYAYYRLENKRRGAVAQSEDAYLAPEVWQSMTDRENKSFRYTY; this is encoded by the exons ATGTCCACGGACGATAAGCACCCCAAGGACGTCGtgagctcggcctcgtccgactcgcacgcgccgtcgagcaacaacaacaacgtcgacgccgctTGGAAGTTCCTCAACACCCAccgcgatgccggcgacggcacggCCTCGGTCGACATTGACGCGCTCCGCCGCAAGATCGACTGGCGCATCGTGCCGCTCATGTTCCTTTGCTACACCATGCAGTTCCTGGACAAGGTCATCCTCAAC TACGCTGCCGTCATGGGTCTGTCAAAAGACTTGAAGCTCGTCGGCAACGAGTTCTCCAACATTGCCACCTTTCTCTTTGTCGGTCTCCTCTGCTTCGAGATCCCCAACA TCTACTTCCTCCAGATGATCCCCGCGGCCAAGTGGCTCGGCCTCAACGTCGTCCTCTGGGGCACCGCGACGGCgtgcggcgcggcggcgcacAACTACCAGACGCTCCTCGTTTCGcgcgtcttcctcggcatcttcgaGGCCACCATCGGCCCCTCGCTGATGCTCATCAGCTCGCAGTGGTACACCAAGTCCGAGCAGGCCCcgcgcttctccttctggtacctcggcctcggcctcggccagatcctcggcggcgccatctcGTACGGCTTCCAGCACATCCCGCcccacgccgccctcgacggctgGCGCATCAtgttcgtcgtcctcggctgcgtcaccgtcgccatcggcgtcgccacCCTGCTCTTCGTGCCCGACACGCCCATGAAGGCCACCTGGTTGTCCGACACGGAGAAGGTCGCCCTCCTGCGGCACGTCAGCGTCAACCAGACGGGCATCGAGAGCCGCAAGTTCCGTCCGAGGcagatcctcgaggccctgaTGGACCCCCAGATGTATCTGATGACCCTGGCCGTCGTTCTC CTTTCCGTGTCCAGCGGCGTCATCACGACATACTCGGCCACCCTGATCCGCAACCTCGGCTACGACCCGAAGCGCGCCGCGCTGATGAACATGCCATCGGGCGTCGTCAGTATCTTCTtcaccctcctcgtcggctaCGGTATCCGCCGCACGTCCAACCGGTGGGCGTGGATCGTCGTCTGCATCATCCCGGC catcatcggcggcgctcTCATGTCTTTCCTCCCCGTTAGCAACCGCTCCGGCTGCCTGGCGGGCATCtacctcgtcaacgccgtcgtcgcgccCCTGACTGTCTTCTACGCC TGGACCGCGGCCAACTTTGGCGGCGCGACGAAGCGCGCTTTCGCCGCGGCCATCGTCTCGGGATCCTTCTCCCTCGGCAACATCATCGGCCCGCAGACCTTCCAGGCCCGGGACGCGCCCGAGTACCGCCCGGCCAAGATCGCCGTCATGGGCACCCAGGCCGGCTGCGCCCTCGTCACCCTCGCGCTGTACGCCTACTACCGCCTCGAGAACAAgcggcgcggcgccgtcgcccagtCCGAGGACGCGTACCTGGCGCCTGAAGTCTGGCAGTCCATGACGGACAGAGAGAACAAGTCGTTCCGATACACGTACTGA